The Thermodesulfobacteriota bacterium genome segment ACCTTGAAGTCTTGTGTGAATTAGGAGAAATCCAGAAACTGGATCTTAGCGGTTCTATTAAGCGCTATGATAGAAATCCTTTAAAGCATTACCATATTCGCTGTGTTCGATGTAACCGGGTTGAGGATGCACCTATTGCACCGATGAATCAACTGGAAGATGAACTTTACGAAGCAACTGTTTTCGAAATAATCGGGCACAATCTTGAATTTGTCGGGTTTTGCCCTGAATGCTCAAAGAAGAATCGCCAAGCCTGAATTTTACCCAGCCCCACCTTAATCCCATACTTTGTGACTGTATCATGACACACAAATGTATCATGATCAATCTGATACAAAAGTTATCTTCGTTTTTTATTACATTGCAAACAGACCACAATTCTATTCATATAACAAATTGATATAATTAATTATTGTATCAATGCTACCTGTTTCCCCTTTCAATTAAAAAAATTCTAATATCTGGCACGAATCTTGACTGCAAAACAAATATAGAAGGGAATATATCTAACCTGGACAAGCTGGCACCAAAGATGAAAATATCATTGGAATTAACGATTGAGCCATAGAGAGAAAGATACTCGATTCTGGATGCTCGATGCTGGATTAAATAAAGAACATCCCTTTTTTAAATATCCAGTATCAATAGACCAGTATCCAATATCTGATACACAAGGGCTTTACAAAGTGTAATAGAAATATTTTGCCACAAAAATACTAAATTTACAAATAAGAGGCTAAAATGTTTGAACATATGTTTTTTATAAAAATACTGATTATAACAGCGGTTTTCTGGGCACCAATTGCCTTTGCGGTTGCAGGGGGTAAGGATTACAATGAAGATAAGAGGCCGAACCACCTGATAAATGAAACAAGTCCCTATTTGCTCCAGCACGCTTTTAATCCTGTGGACTGGTACCCCTGGGGAGATGAAGCACTTGCAGAAGCAAAACAGGAGAATAAGCCTATCCTTTTATCCATAGGTTATTCAACCTGCCACTGGTGCCACGTAATGGAAA includes the following:
- a CDS encoding transcriptional repressor; amino-acid sequence: MHKEKNLRMTRQRRVILEEVQSKNNHPSADELYERVRVHLPRISLGTVYRNLEVLCELGEIQKLDLSGSIKRYDRNPLKHYHIRCVRCNRVEDAPIAPMNQLEDELYEATVFEIIGHNLEFVGFCPECSKKNRQA